One stretch of Variovorax sp. 54 DNA includes these proteins:
- a CDS encoding ABC transporter substrate-binding protein → MSQATPRSVLCALTVLVGALASPAQAQTAQTVKVGLAMDLSGPFAVGGAEAKAGFAVAMKQLGGKLGGVPVEFVEADTAGNPEMARQVVERMLLRDKIDLFTGPVGSSVALAVGPPLFAAKVPYLSSNTGPSDYSGARCNPYFFGASYPNDAYYESAGKFASDKGFKKVAMIAPSYPGGKDAINGFKHTFKGGVGDELYTKLGQLDYSAELAQIRASKPDALYFFLPGAMGVSFIKQFVGAGLSKDVALISTAFSADEDMIPAVGEPMLGLFNTAHWSFDLDNAANQRFVTAFRQQNNGRNPSFYAGQAYDVLMAMDAAVRDVGGKVADKPALLKAIKAANYKSVRGDFRYGSNNFPIQNYYLRVIAKDASGRIANKVIGTVLERYQDRTAVQCAMKS, encoded by the coding sequence ATGTCGCAGGCCACGCCCCGATCCGTCTTGTGCGCGCTCACCGTCCTGGTGGGCGCGCTGGCTTCACCCGCGCAGGCGCAGACCGCGCAGACCGTGAAAGTCGGCCTGGCGATGGACCTGTCCGGCCCCTTCGCCGTCGGCGGTGCCGAGGCCAAGGCCGGCTTCGCGGTCGCGATGAAGCAGCTGGGAGGCAAGCTCGGCGGCGTGCCGGTGGAGTTCGTCGAAGCCGACACGGCAGGCAACCCCGAGATGGCGCGCCAGGTGGTCGAGCGCATGCTGCTGCGCGACAAGATCGACCTGTTCACCGGGCCGGTCGGCTCGTCGGTTGCGCTGGCCGTGGGCCCGCCGCTCTTCGCGGCCAAGGTGCCTTATCTGTCGAGCAACACCGGCCCGAGCGACTACTCGGGTGCGCGCTGCAACCCGTACTTCTTCGGCGCCTCGTACCCGAATGACGCGTACTACGAGTCGGCCGGCAAGTTCGCCTCGGACAAGGGCTTCAAGAAGGTCGCGATGATCGCGCCCAGCTACCCGGGCGGCAAGGACGCCATCAACGGCTTCAAGCACACCTTCAAGGGGGGCGTGGGCGACGAGCTGTACACCAAGCTCGGGCAGCTCGACTACTCCGCCGAGCTGGCGCAGATTCGCGCGTCGAAGCCCGATGCGCTGTACTTCTTTTTACCCGGTGCGATGGGCGTGAGCTTCATCAAGCAGTTCGTCGGCGCGGGGCTGTCGAAAGACGTGGCGCTCATCTCCACCGCGTTCTCGGCCGACGAAGACATGATCCCCGCCGTCGGCGAGCCGATGCTCGGCCTGTTCAACACGGCGCACTGGTCGTTCGACCTCGACAACGCCGCCAACCAGCGCTTCGTGACGGCGTTCCGCCAGCAGAACAACGGACGCAACCCGTCGTTCTATGCCGGCCAGGCCTACGACGTGCTGATGGCAATGGACGCGGCCGTGCGCGACGTCGGCGGCAAGGTGGCCGACAAGCCCGCGCTGCTCAAGGCGATCAAGGCGGCGAACTACAAGTCGGTGCGCGGCGACTTCCGCTATGGGTCGAACAACTTCCCGATCCAGAACTACTACCTGCGCGTGATCGCCAAGGACGCGAGCGGACGCATCGCCAACAAGGTGATCGGCACCGTGCTGGAGCGCTACCAGGACCGCACGGCGGTGCAGTGCGCGATGAAGTCCTGA
- a CDS encoding dienelactone hydrolase family protein, whose product MSDTIDIPTGDGTQTFRGYLALPASGRGPGIVLCQEIFGINDYVREVADLYAEEGYVVLAPDLFWRMEPGVDLGYSPEDWQRAFGFFQKFDIDAGVADVTASVKALRAHPACTGKVGALGFCLGGKLAYLAAAHSGVDAAVGYYGVGIEGALDLVPKIECPIALHFAELDQFCPPEARAQVLEAFAGRPDAQMYVYPGVDHAFARTGGDHFHKPSTLMAHQRSMALFKEAIGPVYDLSALWDKHCEYEFATRDVVATMATMVSEPYVNHIPTMTGGVGAKELSRFYKHHFIPSTPPDTRLTPISRTVGATQIVDEMLFSFTHTVEIDWLLPGIAPTGKPVEIPLVAIVKFRGDKLYHEHIYWDQASVLVQIGLLDPKGLPVAGAETARKLVDETQPSNTLMPRWEKSTGLTIADPALPLG is encoded by the coding sequence ATGAGCGACACCATCGACATTCCCACCGGCGACGGCACCCAGACCTTTCGCGGCTACCTGGCCCTGCCGGCCTCGGGGCGCGGCCCCGGCATCGTGCTGTGCCAGGAGATCTTCGGCATCAACGACTACGTGCGCGAGGTGGCCGACCTCTACGCCGAAGAGGGCTACGTGGTGCTCGCACCCGACCTGTTCTGGCGCATGGAACCCGGTGTCGATCTGGGCTACTCGCCCGAAGACTGGCAGCGCGCCTTCGGCTTCTTCCAGAAGTTCGACATCGACGCCGGCGTGGCCGACGTCACGGCGAGCGTGAAGGCGCTGCGCGCGCACCCGGCCTGCACCGGCAAGGTCGGCGCGCTGGGCTTCTGCCTCGGCGGCAAGCTGGCCTACCTGGCCGCCGCGCACTCGGGCGTGGACGCGGCCGTGGGTTACTACGGCGTGGGCATCGAGGGCGCGCTCGACCTCGTGCCGAAAATCGAATGCCCGATCGCCCTGCACTTTGCGGAACTCGACCAGTTCTGCCCGCCCGAGGCCCGCGCCCAGGTGCTCGAAGCCTTCGCCGGCAGGCCCGATGCGCAGATGTACGTGTACCCCGGCGTCGACCATGCCTTTGCGCGCACCGGCGGCGACCATTTCCACAAGCCCTCCACGCTCATGGCGCACCAGCGCTCGATGGCGCTGTTCAAGGAAGCGATCGGCCCGGTGTACGACCTCTCGGCGCTGTGGGACAAGCACTGCGAGTACGAATTCGCCACGCGCGACGTGGTCGCCACCATGGCCACGATGGTGAGCGAGCCCTACGTGAACCACATCCCGACCATGACCGGCGGCGTGGGCGCCAAGGAGCTGTCGCGCTTCTACAAACACCACTTCATTCCGAGCACGCCGCCCGACACGCGGCTCACGCCCATCTCGCGCACGGTGGGCGCGACGCAGATCGTGGACGAGATGCTGTTCAGCTTCACCCACACGGTCGAGATCGACTGGCTGCTGCCGGGCATCGCGCCCACCGGCAAGCCGGTGGAGATTCCGCTCGTGGCCATCGTGAAGTTCCGCGGCGACAAGCTGTACCACGAGCACATCTACTGGGACCAGGCCAGCGTGCTGGTGCAGATCGGGCTGCTCGATCCGAAGGGCCTGCCCGTGGCCGGCGCCGAGACGGCGCGCAAGCTGGTCGACGAAACACAGCCGTCGAACACGCTGATGCCGCGCTGGGAAAAATCGACCGGCCTCACCATCGCCGACCCGGCGCTGCCCTTGGGATGA
- a CDS encoding PDR/VanB family oxidoreductase, which translates to MSSTSDTDMLALVVDAVTPLTPAIKAFVLRSANGAPLPLFTPGAHLGVQVVQANGHAGQRAYSLARPHDGSDRCEIAVLCEPHGAGGSAWMHALQPGATLTAHAPRDDFALHAGSAPPLLLAGGIGITPLLCMARSLAAEARPFEFVYATRSEDATAFLHEVRALGGTVVHDGGDPARGIDLRALLASPVPGRHLHVCGPRGMVQAVIDTARALGWPDDHVHFELFAGAIEQAGDAPFEVRTLRSGKTLTVAPRQSLLDVLIAAGLDPLYDCRQGDCGVCVVDVVEGVPDHRDHNLSPREKADGKTLCTCVSRAKTPHLVLDI; encoded by the coding sequence ATGAGCAGCACTTCCGACACCGACATGCTGGCGCTGGTCGTGGACGCGGTCACGCCGCTCACGCCAGCCATCAAGGCCTTCGTGCTGCGCTCGGCGAACGGCGCGCCCCTGCCGCTATTCACGCCGGGCGCGCACCTGGGCGTGCAGGTGGTGCAGGCCAACGGCCACGCGGGCCAGCGCGCCTACTCGCTCGCCAGGCCGCACGACGGCTCGGACCGCTGCGAGATCGCGGTGCTGTGCGAGCCCCACGGCGCAGGCGGTTCGGCCTGGATGCACGCGCTGCAACCCGGCGCCACGCTGACCGCGCACGCGCCGCGCGACGACTTCGCGCTGCACGCGGGCAGCGCGCCGCCGCTGCTCCTTGCGGGCGGCATCGGCATCACGCCGCTGCTGTGCATGGCGCGATCGCTCGCAGCCGAAGCGCGCCCTTTCGAGTTCGTCTATGCCACGCGCAGCGAGGACGCCACGGCCTTCCTGCACGAGGTGCGCGCGCTCGGCGGCACCGTGGTGCACGACGGCGGCGACCCGGCACGCGGTATTGACCTGCGCGCGCTGCTGGCGTCGCCCGTGCCCGGCCGCCACCTGCATGTGTGCGGTCCGCGCGGCATGGTGCAGGCCGTGATCGACACCGCCCGCGCGCTCGGCTGGCCCGACGACCACGTGCACTTCGAGCTCTTCGCCGGCGCCATCGAGCAGGCGGGCGATGCGCCTTTCGAGGTGCGCACGCTGCGCTCGGGCAAGACGCTGACCGTGGCGCCGCGCCAGAGCCTGCTCGACGTGCTCATCGCCGCGGGCCTGGACCCGCTGTACGACTGCCGCCAGGGCGACTGCGGCGTGTGCGTGGTGGACGTGGTCGAGGGCGTGCCCGATCACCGCGACCACAACCTCAGTCCGCGCGAGAAGGCGGACGGCAAGACCCTGTGCACCTGCGTGTCGCGCGCGAAGACGCCGCACCTGGTGCTCGACATCTGA
- a CDS encoding aromatic ring-hydroxylating dioxygenase subunit alpha, which yields MNSVIPIIPIAATNPIDIQSLVQPDRVHKRVYTDPAIFELEMDRVFGQAWIYIGHESQVPKPGDYFTTRLGREPVVMVRHTDGQVHVMFNRCPHKGAKLVPDGSGSAGKFLRCLYHGWTFKCDGSLLSVPLRSGYECTALDLKDPQYGVRKVARVATHRGFVFASLSEDGPELKEFLGGVATSLDNFCDRAPEGEVEVAGGVQRVVQRNNWKIFFENLHDTIHAVATHESSWRAAKEEHESMPAGTPKPFEVVIVDGNGEPLEFWEKLELKGYDHGHGFMEGIFVPPTDPVSLAYVASLEAAKGAERTDEILRVNRHNTIVYPSCSPHTSFQQIRVIRPLSVDRTLVEIFSFRLKGAPEATFQRTLKYTNIVNAPSSNVMSDDLEAYNRVQEGLGSDGGDWVSMHRAAGRDQPLPGGRASNGNSEMPSRNMFAAWAGYMGVDTSTQTGSAE from the coding sequence ATGAATTCCGTGATCCCCATCATCCCCATCGCGGCGACAAACCCGATCGACATCCAGTCGCTCGTGCAGCCCGACCGCGTGCACAAGCGCGTCTACACCGACCCCGCCATCTTCGAGCTGGAGATGGACCGCGTGTTCGGCCAGGCCTGGATCTACATCGGCCACGAAAGCCAGGTGCCCAAGCCCGGCGACTACTTCACCACCCGCCTGGGCCGCGAGCCCGTGGTGATGGTGCGGCACACCGACGGCCAGGTGCATGTGATGTTCAACCGCTGCCCGCACAAGGGCGCCAAGCTCGTGCCCGACGGCAGCGGCAGCGCCGGCAAGTTCCTGCGCTGCCTGTACCACGGCTGGACCTTCAAGTGCGACGGCAGCCTGCTGTCGGTGCCGCTGCGCAGCGGCTACGAATGCACCGCGCTCGATTTGAAAGACCCGCAGTACGGCGTGCGCAAGGTGGCGCGCGTGGCCACGCACCGCGGCTTCGTGTTCGCCAGCCTGTCGGAAGACGGACCTGAGTTGAAGGAATTCCTGGGCGGCGTGGCCACGTCACTCGACAACTTCTGCGACCGCGCGCCCGAGGGCGAAGTCGAGGTGGCCGGCGGCGTGCAACGCGTGGTCCAGCGCAACAACTGGAAGATCTTTTTCGAGAACCTGCACGACACCATCCACGCCGTGGCCACGCACGAGTCGTCGTGGCGCGCGGCCAAGGAAGAGCACGAGTCCATGCCGGCCGGCACGCCCAAGCCCTTCGAGGTGGTGATCGTCGACGGCAACGGCGAGCCGCTGGAGTTCTGGGAAAAGCTGGAGCTCAAGGGCTACGACCACGGCCACGGCTTCATGGAAGGCATCTTCGTGCCGCCGACCGATCCGGTGAGCCTGGCCTACGTGGCCTCGCTCGAAGCTGCGAAGGGCGCCGAGCGCACCGACGAGATCCTGCGCGTGAACCGGCACAACACCATCGTGTACCCGAGCTGTTCGCCGCACACCTCATTCCAGCAGATCCGCGTGATCCGGCCGCTGTCGGTGGACCGCACGCTGGTCGAGATCTTCAGCTTCCGGCTGAAGGGCGCGCCCGAGGCCACCTTCCAGCGCACGCTCAAGTACACCAACATCGTCAACGCGCCCTCGTCGAACGTGATGTCCGACGACCTGGAGGCCTACAACCGCGTGCAGGAAGGCCTGGGCTCCGACGGCGGCGACTGGGTCAGCATGCACCGCGCG
- a CDS encoding AraC family transcriptional regulator yields MDAWSSQQLSPLYRREVFRSREAEETDAHVARELKPHRSAWGAGDVDAIFCRAEMSALSLCILRYGCDVDIEPDALGNFVLVQMPLRGHADIHTGGQTLQIHPGQGAIISAHKPVRLRWHADCEQLMLKIELSRLQEVARHAFALRGGDTVGEIDFDMPLRLDDAAGTQWCRMVASLASLLPANEFERYDPRWLAHCEDNLMLYLLCHRPNSVLQRHTDAQRGTEETSLRQLRRAEEFMRERLDALLSLEDVAQAAGVTRRGLALLFRRHRDLSPGEVLRNMRLDAAHALLTRHDGASVTEVALNCGFSHLSRFAACYRERFGQLPRDTSREPSSTTERLPAARH; encoded by the coding sequence ATGGACGCATGGTCGAGTCAGCAACTGTCCCCGCTGTACAGGCGCGAGGTCTTCCGTTCGCGCGAGGCCGAAGAGACCGACGCGCACGTGGCGCGCGAACTGAAGCCGCACCGCAGCGCGTGGGGCGCGGGCGATGTCGATGCCATCTTCTGCCGCGCCGAGATGAGCGCACTGTCGCTGTGCATCCTGCGCTACGGCTGCGACGTCGACATCGAGCCCGACGCGCTCGGCAACTTCGTGCTGGTGCAGATGCCCTTGCGCGGCCATGCCGACATCCACACCGGCGGGCAGACGCTGCAGATCCACCCCGGGCAAGGCGCCATCATTTCGGCCCACAAGCCGGTGCGCCTGCGCTGGCATGCCGACTGCGAACAGCTGATGCTGAAGATCGAACTCAGCCGCCTGCAGGAGGTGGCGCGCCATGCCTTCGCGCTGCGCGGTGGCGACACCGTGGGCGAGATCGATTTCGACATGCCCTTGCGCCTGGACGACGCGGCGGGCACGCAGTGGTGCCGCATGGTCGCGAGCCTGGCTTCGCTGCTGCCAGCGAACGAGTTCGAGCGCTACGACCCGCGCTGGCTCGCGCACTGCGAAGACAACCTCATGCTCTACCTGCTGTGCCACCGACCGAACTCGGTGCTGCAGCGGCATACCGACGCGCAGCGCGGCACCGAGGAAACCAGCCTGCGGCAGCTGCGACGCGCCGAAGAGTTCATGCGCGAGCGGCTCGACGCGCTGCTGTCGCTCGAAGACGTGGCGCAGGCCGCAGGCGTCACGCGCCGCGGCCTCGCCCTGCTCTTCAGGCGCCACCGCGACCTCTCGCCCGGCGAGGTGCTGCGCAACATGCGGCTCGATGCCGCGCACGCACTGCTGACGCGGCACGACGGCGCCAGCGTCACCGAGGTGGCGCTGAACTGCGGCTTCTCGCACCTGAGCCGCTTTGCCGCCTGCTACCGCGAGCGCTTCGGGCAGCTGCCGCGCGACACCTCGCGTGAACCTTCCAGCACGACCGAACGGCTCCCGGCCGCGCGGCACTGA